Sequence from the Panicum virgatum strain AP13 chromosome 5N, P.virgatum_v5, whole genome shotgun sequence genome:
TCGCGCGCCAGGAAGCCTcctggggcgcgcgcgcggactAGCATGGCCCCGCAAAGTCAGAGGTGATCGGCCGGCCTAAACCGTGCAGCACAGCTAGCAAAGATGCGATAAGATCGCAACAGAGTTCTGAAAACCACTTGGCTCGTGTCGATTACCTTTTCTCTGTGGAGGAGTTGCTGGTGCTCCTCTTCTTGCAAGGAGATAGACGGAGGTCAAGGAGGACGACGAGTGACGACTGATGTATAGTGGTGGTGTGTCACTAGCTGCATCAGCTTGGGTTATTTATAGCTGCTGCCTGCTGAAGGCTCCGTCTCCGTGCACCATGCAGCAGGCAGATGATGCGGGATGAACGGCAGGAGGGCGCTGTTGGTGGTCTCAGGACCCCATCCATGggccatggcgacggcggcgttccGAGCTCTCGTCCATCCTTTTGCCTCCGTGGGGCGTGCATCGAATAGGTTCGGTCTGCTCCCGTTCCGTGGCTCTGCTGAAGAATCAGAACAGAACCTGGACAAGTATGGACCTTCAGGCAAGGCTGTGACCTGTGATCGAGTCGTCTCACAAAAGCACCGTAATGCAGTGTGTAGGGTAGCATGGCGTTGATAATGGAGTGCTAATGCTAATGGAGTGATAGTTTGTCATTGGCCCTATTGAATAACCTCATGTGCCTGGTAGATAGTTTTTACTTCAGACAAGAGTGGAAGTCTAAAACTAATAGCACCTATTGAAGGTTGACTACTTTGTCATTGGCCCTTTCACCTATAAAACAAAGGTATTCTACCTTCTAACTATcactttttttaaaagaaaaaaaaactttgacctATCCAAAACCGTATGTCAAAGTAACCTCATGTGCCTGGTAGATAGTTTTTACAAGTGGTTTTGCATATGTAGCGACTATGACTTGGCGAGCATATTATTCTTTCAATAATTTTAAGTAAAAGTCGGGAAGAAAATCAATCAAGGCCAGCAATTAGATGATAGGATGCCAGCGAGTCTTCTCGATGCATGACAAAGGGTGAGAGTGGCCACaaatgaaaagagagaagcgTCTACCAAGCTTCAACTTAACTGTTGTCAGGTGGCCTCATCTGAAAACCATAACATATATAGGGTTATTGAACTAGAGCGAGGGTCCTTGGATGGTTTACAGGCCGCATAGGAATATAGGATAGCTGATTTCGTAGGCATGGGGTAATGGGGATTCGGTAATCGATCTTGAATATGCAAGGGTGTCACACAAGCGCACGCACGCTCTAGTGATCTAGGAATCATATGCTTGTAACCTAACAAAATAACTAAGCACTCTTGTTACTCGATTCCTTGTGGACCCTCTGAAAACGCCATAGAGCATACGTGAAGCAAGTTCTCTGATGTGATCATATGGAACACATTAGCATGTCTCATCAAAAGGTAACGTCCCTCTCCGTGCAGACAAAAGATGAAGGCGTCTTTTGGAGCTGGGAAAAGGAGTGGCTGGGATCAGAAACAGAGGACCCGTCTGCCGCTAGCTAGCTCCAGCGAACTCGCCTCCTAGATGTCATTCATGATATCAGGACCTAGTCATCATTTTTCACGAGCTATTCTAATGGTATAATTAATAACCTCCTTTTTAGGGGGTTATTATATAAGCATCTCACAATTACGATGCTTTACATATACAGGAGTACAGGACTTGCGCTCGTCATTCATTTTCCGGaattgggccgggccaaaaagAAAATGCTCAGGTCTTAACTTTTTATCCCGTGGTTTTCTAGAAGGAATGGGCTTGACTAACTTCACGTCATGTACCACTCGATGGCCCAAGCAGCTAACAGGCCAGATCTTTATGTTTGAAACAATCACATGTTTAACTCCGGCCTGTTTAGGCCCATATAAAGGACTCCGTCACTGAGCTGCTAAGTTCCGGCTAGGCGCGTCTACGTCCGACGGCAAAACGTGACGCTATACAAATACAAGCCGCAATATTGGCAGCATCCATTTGCGTATGCAGCCTGCCTGGCTGGTGCTGCGGCTATAGCAGCTGCAGCCAACAAGCCATGATATGATGTAGATTTTGCTCATTGTAGACAAGGATGATGATCTGGTCTCTTGCAGCTGTTCGGCTGGTAGTTGGCTGTTATGCAGCTGCAAACTGGCACAAACAAATACAGTTGTGGATGTTACTATGCCCAGAATGGCAGCATCTATCTAACATTTGGGTCACACACGTGTGTGTGGATCCGGATGCACTGATGACAGAACCAATCGCTGTAACCCGTGGCCGTCGCGTGCGTACGTGCCCCCTATCCCATGTGTGTCCCTGGGATTAACCCCATGTGTGCCACGCCGACCGgctccttctttttctttttccttttttcctttctttatcTGGACATACGGCCAGCAGCAAGCAATGATAACCTGAACGTACTGGCTTATCACCGACGTCAGGCTTATattaaatactaaataaaaaacGATGcgtatatattattattatatacaCCAACCGGCAGGTTCTTTGCTCCATCCAAGATCATCACGCCAAGTTGTTGCGACAAAGGCACCCAGCTGCCCCGTGATCGAGTGAGTGAGAAAAGAAGCCGTCTTTCTGGCCACATGGAACCAACTTTCTCATGTTTCTCGCCTCGAGCCCGGGGATCGGACGAGACTCGAGAGAGGCGCGGCGGTCAGCTCGCTAGATAGGATTCATGGACTCGGAAGGATCGGTCTTCTGTAGTGGCCACACCCTCAACTAACGTAGTGGTTTCAGGAACAGGTGCTACGACTGGAGTAGGCGAACTTTtatggagagagaaaagaatcgCACCTAAAGTGAGCTTCGGTTCCTCGCCAGTTAAAAAAAGTTACATGCAGTGGATTCTCTTAGGGAAATTGAGGTGGTTCTCATCCATTGAGCAATAAGACATTATTTTACTGCACGTGGGACCCATGACCACCTCAATAAAGCTTTTTTTTATGATGGCTGATTAGATTGTAGGGACCACAATTTTATGATGGCTGATTAGATTGTAGGGACCACAAGCCCAGGGTGTGATGTACGTGGCTGATGTTTTCTTTACAACCGGTACCACCACTGGAGAAGGCCTTACCTGGCGCAGCTAGCGCCTAGTGCCCCGTAGCCAGATGACCAGGAATGCAGCGCAAGCTCGTGAAGGCGAAGCCCGGCGCCGTTGGTCAACGGATTGCTCTGATGGTCGAGTCGCCAGGTGTCTCCGCTGCCACAGCCACCCACACGACACGAGCGGTCACGGCGGCAGGATCCCGACCCGGGGTCAGATTCGTTCGTTATACGAGGTTGGAGCAGAGAAACGGCACGCCCACACAGTGTTTCCATGGCggccttcccttcttcttcctctaccaACACCAGCCCAAATGCACaatgccgcgccgccccgcccgccccGTACCGCACTGACAGGTCGGTCCCACGGGAGATCCGCTCTCCACCAACGCTCCTCTTAAAAAAAACAGCGCCAGGCACGGGGtgctccttccttccttccttcctttgcATCGCCGCTCCACTCCACTCCGGCTCGCCTTTCGCTTTGCATCGGGTTCGTTCTCTTCCGCTCGGAGCGCGCGGGCGGTGCTGCTCCTCGTCTCCGTCCGTTCACCGGAATGACGGCAGCGTGGGGGCGTCtcgccatcctcctcctcgtcctcacgccgcgcccgccggcggccggggccgaCGACGCCaactccacggcggcggcgtgcccgcTCGACCTGGGCTACGTGGCCACGCTCCCCTGGGACCACtcgccgtgcgcgccgccggtggccaACAGGACCGCCTGCTGCATGACGGTGCTCGGGGTCGGCCTCGCGGCGCGGCTCCGCGCCACGGGCCGCTTCCGCCTcccgtccgcggcggcgtcggcggcctgcctccgcgccttctccgccgcgctcgcggcgccgccgctctcgcTGCCGGGATCCCTCGTGCCGGCCTGCTTCCCGGTGCCGTCCCAGTTCGCCATCACCCCGGACTACTGCGCCGGGGTCACCACCGCCGCGGAGTACGCCGAGGTCGCGGGCGGCGCGTCCGTCGCCGGGCTCAACGCCTCCTGCGGCGCCGACATCACCTCGCTGTCGCTCTGCACGCGCTGCCTCAACGCCGGCATCGGCGCGTCGGCTcggctcaccgccgccgccggcaacaGCTCCAAGTCCCAGAGCTGCTTCTACCTCACCGTGCTCTACGCGGCCGGGATCTCCAGCTCCGACGGCCCAGACTCCCCCGCCACTGCCAGCTGCGCCCTCGGCCTCGCTCTCTCCACCCCTCGCCCGACGTCGTCGTCTACATCCAGCTCCACCAGCCACACCAACATCGCAGTAGCCGCCACCATCCCGATTGCCATCGTCCTGCTGCTTGCCTCCCTCGTAGCTCTGCTTCTCTGGAGGAGGCGCCAGGATGACATCAAGAGGAGGAGCATCCAAATCTCAGAGTCGCGGCGGTCATGCCCGCGGCCAAACACCGGCTCCGTGATGTTCGACATCTGCGAGCTGGCCAAGGCGACCGGCGGTTTCGCCGAGCGTAACCTCATCGGCCGCGGCGGGTTCGGCGTCGTGTACCGCGGCGTGCTCGCGGACGGCACCGTGGTCGCCGTCAAGAAGATGCTCGACCCGGAGGTGGAGGGCGGGGACGAGGAGTTCACCAACGAAGTGGAGATCATCAGCCTCCTCCGGCACCGGAACCTGGTGCCGCTGCGCGGGTGCTGCATTGCAGACGACGACCCCGACGAAGGCAAGCAGATGTTCCTCGTGTACGACTACATGCCCAAAGGCTCGCTGGATCAGTACATCTTCGCCGACGGCGAGgtcaggcggcggccggcgttcTCCTGGGCGCAGCGTCGGACCGTGATCCTGGACGTGGGCAGGGGCCTCGAGTACCTGCACTACGGCGTCAAGCCGGGGATCTACCACGGCGACATCAAGGCCACCAACATCCTCCTGGACGCGGAcatgcgcgcgcgcgtggcggACTTCGGCCTCGCCCGCCGGAGCCGCGAGGGCCAGTCGCACCTCACGACGCACGTCGCCGGCACGCACGGCTACCTCTCGCCGGAGTACGCGCTCTACGGGCAGCTCACCGAGAAGAgcgacgtgtacagcttcggcGTGCTGGTGCTCGAGGTGACGAGGTCCtgagcggccgccgcgcgctcgacCTGGCCGACCCGTCCGGCGTCGTGCTCATCACCGACTGGGCGTGGACGCACGtgaaggccggccggccgaggGAGGTGCTCGCCGAGGCGCTGCGGAGGGAGCCGAGCACCGTCGTGGTGGCCATGGAGAGGTTCGTGCTTGTCGGGATCCTGTGCGCGCACGTCACGGTGGCGTGCCGCCCGACCATGCCGGAGGCGCTGAGGATGCTGGAGGGGGACATGGACGTGCCCGACCTGCCGGACCGCCCGCAGCCGTTCGGCCAGAGGATTGCGTTCGACGAAGGCGAAAGCAATTTCAGCGCCTCGTCGATTCTGAGCAGTCCATTCGTGGACTTCGGCGACATGCTCAGGTGATGCAAGGCGGCTGAAGTTTCAGGTCGCGGTCACACACACTCTATATGGATGAGTTGTATTCACAACTTCACATGCTATGCTACATGTGCTGGTTAACTGGATTTCAGGGTGATGTATAGCCCTCACCTGATGTACATGAATTGTGTATCTTAAACTGAAATGTCAAATAGATGCCATAAACACAAATATTACAACATCGTTTTATGCACTGAAACTGTTTACCATCCGACAAATCCAGTGATTAGCTGATTACACAACCACAATCATACAATACCAAGTTATTGAGAGCGTGTGCTATGGATCGACAGCATCAGCACATCATGCAACTAACACACATTATATGTCCTTCCAAACATACCGGAAAGAAGAGATACAGTTGGCAAGCCGCGAGGACATACAAGCCAGTAGTGGTGGGTGAAATCTTGATATGAAACGGCAAGTGGAATGGAGGATTCAGCAGCTTAATTGTTCTCCTGCAAGTTGGGATGGCTTGGCTGCACGCGGAATGTGATTGGCAACTGGGCCGCAAAGTCCGTGTCAGGATGGTACCCCAGTTCAAGATCTCTCATGCTACCGCTCAGAGCAATATCTTGCTGGTGCTGGAAGCAAGAAAAACAGCGGCTTAGGTTAGTTTCTATATCAGAATTAGCTCACTGACTAACTAGTAGAGCATAGCTGCATATAAGTTTTCTATCAAACATCCTGCGTAGCATTTGAAACCCAAAATAAATTGACTGATCTTTTGCATTCCACCAACTCAATATAGGAAGCTTGGTGACACTGATCAGTAGGAAGCAAACAAAATTCAGTAGATGGATGACAATACTGTAGTTGGACAATTGGTGGTTTTACAGGACGGTGCTTAATTTTCATTATAACTGTAGTTGCATGAATTCTCTTTGCTTTCAACCTTAATAGATCCCCAATCAATAACCACGTTTTTTTATTAATCTGTGGATCAATTTGACCTCTGAAGACTGTAGCCAGTACACACAATTTAAACATAGAAAGTCCAAGATAGTTCTCTAGTGAAATGATAGTATTCGAGGAAAAAAGTCCAAGATAGTGTTAAATTTAAatattatattttcaagtaaGAGTGAGAGAACCCAGCCTTTTAAAGTACAAATTAAACGAGTGAAATGTAATCCTACAAGGAGTCAAGGAAACTTACCAACTTGAAGGCCAGCAGCTTGTTCTCATCTTCCAGCATCTTATTCTACAATGAACCAATAAGATAATGGGTGAGGGCAGGAACTGAAAAGTGAAAACAACCACATGTTCAAAAAAAAGATCATAATATAGGGGGTCCATAGTGAGATTAAGCTCATACGTTTCTCATATGCAATTCCCAGTGCTCCATCTGCATCAACAAAACAAACAATTTATTCTAATGATGGTAATATGACATTAACCACATTGAGATCAGCTAATTAAGCAGATTTATTACAAGTTTCTCGTTCAGGTTTGTCAGCCCATTATCAAGTGCCTCCTCAATCATGATCAGCTCTTTGGGTTGCAGCGAGTTCAGATCCTCACCTTTCAGGTGCCTATGCCATAACAAGAGGATATCACATTCTGCATAAATATCAACATGAAAATGAAGAGGGGAATTCCCCAAAAGTAAAATACAATCTGTTCTAGCTGAAGTGTTTAGCGAGGGATCACATTCTCCATAAACATCAAGTTGAAACTAAGAGGGGATGATCCtaaaaaagaaaacacaaaTTATTCTAGTTTAAGCATTACCTGAGCTCAATCTGCATGGTATCGTTCTCTTTCTTTATACGATCAATCTCAGCGCTAAGGCTCTGAAATGTTTCATGTGCTCACCAATGGTCAGTCAATTACCCTTTCAAAAAAATGGTCAGTCAATGTGCTTAACTAATTCTAGAAGGCTAGTTCTATTCTCATCCTGTCTGGAAATCAAAGGTTACCTTGTGTTTCTCATCCCATAGTATCTTTCCAGAATTGGTTtggtacttctccaagatttttgATAGCCTATGTCAGACCAAAAATATATCATATGCAGTCATGAATATTGCTTTTTTCTAACGAAAAGGGCAGGAGCTCTGCCAGAATTGGTTTAAGATACAGGCATGAATAGCAACTCTGAAAAAATACAGGCATGGATATTGCTACATGTATTGGTTCAGCAGAAACTAAGCTAATCAAAATACCGCAATTCATAAAGATTTTATTAAGTGGTGGTGCTTTACCTACAAGCGAAAATATACTTTCCACGGACAAGAAACCAATCAAGTAAaaactaaaaataaaacctGTAAACCTCCACTACACAGGTTTGTTCAGGGCAAATAGCTAAGAAAAGCAGCAGCACTGGTAATGATCCCGAATATCTTTCACCTAGTTGCACTGTCTCTTCCACAACCTCAATCAAACAAGTAAAAATTGCATAGTCCAGCGCAGTAGTGGAAACTACAACAGTATCCAACAAAAGTAGAAAGCAGCCGACTAAAAAAATAGGATCTTTCTCCCGTCCAGCATAAACTAGAGGAACATAGTACCAAGGCGGCGTGAGAGGATAGCCAGACAGAGGAATAAAAACAGGGAGTAGGTAACGGCACGCACGATGTCTTGGGGGAGCAGAAGTCGTAGAGCTTGCCGGCGCTGGAGAAGATGACGACGCCGACCTCGGCGTCGCAGAGCACGCTGATCTCCCGCGCCTTCTTGAGGATCCCGTTACGGCGCTTGGAGAAGGTTACCTGGCGATTGGTGGAGTTCTCGATCCGCTTGATCTCGATCTTGCCGCGCCCCATCCTTCCTGCTCCGGGACCGGCAACCTCCCAAGAAAGGCTCGCCTCTTCTCCCCCTTCCTGaactggagcctggagccgcCCGGTTGTTAGTGGTGCCGGTGTGGTTTGGTTGGGAGGGGCGGTGGTGGGCGTGGGGGTGGAGTAGTAAAGGGGATCGCCATGGCAGGAAGAGGAATGGTGATGAGGGGCTTTCGGGTTCGTTCAGAGGCGCGCGCCGGAAACGGCAAGTGCACTGTATGCTTTGCGTCCGCTGGGCAACTTGGCTTACCTCTCTGTCCGATTGCAGTTGAAGGCAAAGCCGAAAGCAGGGGAGAAGGGGCTTGATGCGATTATAAAAGGAGTTGTGTACTTGTGTGTCGTGTCTTGTCGTCGTTTTTTCTACCTAGGGTAGTGTAGGTGTAGATGTTCATCGAAGCTGTTGGTGTTTTCATTTGGGATCGATAAACCCTGTTGGTTGCGAGGCTGGCAGCCAGCGTTCGATCCCCCGTGACCGCAACGTTGGTGTCGCACCGGTGCTGAGACCTGTGTGTGGatgtgcgtgcgtgtgtgtggagGTGTGCGTGTGTCTCAGTATGACGCGTTTTGAGACTACTACGACAGCTTTATCTGCGTTGAGTCCGGTCAGCGTGGCCGCCCAAATTCTTACATGATTCTCCAGTGTTCTTGGGTGCTTTAAAAAAAACTCGTTGGAAAACGAAAGTCTTCTTCAAAACTATGTCCGATTTCGTAAAGCTTAAATGGAtcttttaaataaataaataaagggAACAAATGATCCATTAGATTTTGGTACCATAGAAGGGAAGTAAATGGTATGGTTATTTCAAGACCGTATTCAAATTCgatttggtttgggagtttTATTCATTCATATCCGATTTTTGATATTCAATATTCGTAACCAATCCATATCTGAATactaaattttatattttttaatatcGATATCCAGTATAATCTTATTCGTAAAAAACTAATACTATTCGTATCCAACTCAATATTCGTCCGTATTCGATCCATTTACAAAAATTACCCCCGTAAAACTCGAGGAGTTAATAGAAATCGTTCCAATTTTTTACTTATTACAAGATAATTGGGCATGTTTTCTGTTTTTAAATTTGGCACAAATGGAAATGGTTTGCTAACGCCTGTCCGTTCAGCACAAAATAATCGACTTGTGAAGGGGCGACAAGATGAATTCCTCTATTTATTATTTAACACAGTTTAGGTTACCTATTGTCCGGTGGGTTCACTATTTCAAATAGCCCAATTTTTGTCTTTCAATAAAAATAtagatattatttttttaaaaactacCCGGATTGAACAACTCGTGGACTTTTGTGCCGTGCgagttcaaatatatatattggGCCGCAACTGCCACCATGCGTGCGTTGTCCATCCGCTGCCGGCCCGCTAAACATGCGAAAATCGtggctttttttcatttttatattaaaaaaaaacaaaatttcaaaaatatttgtcgaatagagaattttttaaaaaatgggtgcctgtcaCCCATCCAGTTAGCGACATGACCTAAATATAAAAATTTTTACATTTAagtcctggcgcccagggcgcattaaacagtgaacttgtaaaattgatataaaattgtagaaaaatcggaaaaatacaaactcaactgttcttgattctatgaaacaatatctacaacttttgttacataaagtttttcatcaatgtatctaaatcaataaaaatagttcttgtacctaggaaaatctaaaataattcatttggtctagttgtgcttatctaaaatttaccaaacttttttatagctcttaggaaataaaataatggtactgtaaaagttatggcttctaatactcagtatagcagcatggataaataacccatttaaactagacatattgcaagatctaatttaaaaacttattctagaaatattttatgggcctaccaattttgtacaagcctatgctcaccatatgcaacactctggccaaagatgacatgcatccaaaggatggatcttgagatttaaataaaagtgtatTAAACtgatatttaaaatagagcaagatacattgatcaaatgaaaaactttatgtaacaaaagttgtagatattgtttcatagaatccagaataattgagtttgtatttttataatattttatatcgattttacaaatttactgtttaatgcgccctggacgccaggacctaaatgtaaatttttttatatttaggtcatgtcgccaactggatgggcgacaggcaccctgtcgcccattagagGGGCGACAGACacctatttttgaaaattttcctattcgacatatatttttgaaattttgttttttttaatataaaaatgaaaaaaaacgcAAAATCGCGCGTTGTGCCTCTGTGCGAGACAAACCCGTAATGgttcccaaaaaaaagaagagacaaacCCGTAATGGGCCCAAGTCACCACCAACCACAGATCCACAGCCCATCCGCGCGCCCGTTCCGAAAAAGCAAGCGAGGATGGGGTTCGCGGCGGCGAGACGAGGAGCCAAGCCAACGGCGACGAGAAATCCACGGCGGTCAGCTCATCCAATCCGGCGCGCGCGACGCCCCCCACCCCCTTCCGCCTCGACCAAAACCGAGGGCGTTTTCATGCACCCCCACCCCTTCTTCTTCGGACCCCGgagcccacctcctccgcctccactCCCCACTCCCCTCTCCAGCCCACGTCCTCAAAACCCTAGCCCCCTCGATCTAATGCCGTGACCTCTCGAATTCCAAATTCTCCCAGTCTCGCCATGGAAGACCCCgtggccgccccctcctcctccgccactgcccctgccgccgcagcagctagggttccggcggcgacggcggcggtccctgccgctgccgcggcACCGCCCGCTCTCGCTCCGCAGCAGCCGCCCGCCACTGCGGCCGCGGTCCCTGAAGCTGTGGCGGCGTGCCGGAGGCAGCTGTTCACGGTGGAGCTGCGGCCCGGGGAGACAACCATCGTATCGTGGAAGAAGCTCCTTAAGGAGGCCGGGCAagcggcaccggcaccggcaccggcggtggcggcggagccggCGTTCGCCGCACATGCGGGCCCATCTGGTGCGGTAAGCAGTGCTGTTGCGGTTGTTGCGTGTTGGTTGGGTTACCCGCTGTGTTGCTGTAATTTGTGCTCTGCTTATTAACTTTTCGACGAGTAGATGAAAATAGAAGGATTCTCTCGACCTGATGGTTAGATCTGGAGCATGAAACGCAAAGGCTCTTTCGTGTTTGGTAGATAGCAACAGGTCATCCCTCGTAAGAGATGCTAGCTAAAGATGGTAAAGGGCACAAAAGCTATATACCTTTAGTTAACCTGTTTGTAGTGATCCCTATGACAACAACAATCATATTCTTAATTAAAGCCAGTTGTTGATTTATGTACCCAGGGTGGTTTCATTCTGCTGTTCTGGTTAAACTAGTATCTTTTATTAGGTACATGTGCAGATGTGCTTTTGCAGAGATGTTCCAAGTATTGTTGCTAATATCTGTTTCTGGTGTTCTGGAATTTGACTACTACTTTTCTCTTGTAATCTGCCAAAACCTTGAAAGTCACTGAGCTAGAACCATTCTGTGCCCAAATTAGTTAAATCTCATCCTTACACATTGTTGTACATGTTATATATTCATGCCATAACATAACCATTCTTGAAACGATGTTCTCAATATTCACTGTGAAAAGTGTGATAAATTTTGGCTTCTACGTTTACAATCTAACGAATTGTTTGGCATTCAAGAAGTCCTGCACTTAACATTTT
This genomic interval carries:
- the LOC120675560 gene encoding MADS-box transcription factor 2-like, which codes for MGRGKIEIKRIENSTNRQVTFSKRRNGILKKAREISVLCDAEVGVVIFSSAGKLYDFCSPKTSLSKILEKYQTNSGKILWDEKHKSLSAEIDRIKKENDTMQIELRHLKGEDLNSLQPKELIMIEEALDNGLTNLNEKLMEHWELHMRNNKMLEDENKLLAFKLHQQDIALSGSMRDLELGYHPDTDFAAQLPITFRVQPSHPNLQENN